A stretch of Helicobacter pylori DNA encodes these proteins:
- a CDS encoding glycosyltransferase family 9 protein — protein MHVACLLALGDNLITLSLLKEIAFKQQQPIKILGTHLTLKIAKLLECEKYFEIIPVFENVPAFYDLKKQGVFLAMKDFLWLLKALKKHKVKHLILEKQDFRSTLLSKFIPITTPNKEIKNVYQNRQELFSQIYGHVFDNPLYPMNLKNPKKILINPFTRENYRNISLEHLKIVLKLLKPFCVTLLDFEERYAFLQNEAAHYRAKTSLEEVKNLILESDLYIGGDSFLIHLAYYLKKNYFIFFYRDNDDFMPPNGGNKNFLKAHKSHYIEQDLAKKFRHLGLL, from the coding sequence ATGCATGTTGCTTGTCTTTTGGCTTTAGGGGATAACCTCATCACGCTTAGCCTTTTAAAAGAAATCGCTTTCAAACAGCAACAGCCCATTAAAATCCTAGGCACTCATTTGACTTTAAAAATCGCCAAGCTTTTAGAATGCGAAAAATATTTTGAAATCATTCCTGTTTTTGAGAATGTCCCCGCTTTTTATGACCTTAAAAAACAAGGCGTTTTTTTGGCGATGAAGGATTTTTTATGGTTGTTAAAAGCGCTTAAGAAGCACAAAGTCAAACACTTGATTTTAGAAAAACAAGATTTTAGAAGCACTCTTTTATCCAAATTCATTCCCATAACCACTCCAAATAAAGAAATTAAAAACGTTTATCAAAACCGCCAGGAGTTGTTTTCTCAAATTTATGGGCATGTTTTTGATAACCCTTTATATCCCATGAATTTAAAAAACCCCAAGAAGATTTTGATCAACCCTTTCACAAGAGAAAATTATAGAAATATTTCTTTAGAGCATTTAAAAATCGTTTTAAAACTCTTAAAACCCTTTTGTGTTACGCTTTTAGATTTTGAAGAACGATACGCTTTTTTACAAAATGAAGCCGCTCATTATCGCGCTAAAACCAGTTTAGAAGAAGTTAAAAACCTGATTTTAGAAAGCGATTTGTATATAGGGGGGGATTCGTTTTTAATCCATTTGGCTTACTATTTAAAGAAAAATTATTTTATCTTTTTTTATAGAGATAATGACGATTTCATGCCGCCTAATGGTGGGAATAAAAATTTTCTCAAAGCCCATAAAAGCCATTACATAGAACAGGATTTAGCCAAAAAATTCCGCCATTTGGGGCTATTATAA
- a CDS encoding restriction endonuclease: MFDNNDFKGYRNLLGFNSQNAFKEFLGAKDIQPCVDFNYLNALKKRLIEIFSAINSIYCFKYNGYELECFFKNSIERVFSKIVDTHIIYKLNNQGRRPEEVCFSWMRGFLVAEFFKDFIACLFNTQKETIKFFGGDNFESIESFKRSPKADFLLDNHLLLEIQSGFQGINDIKEHKVLEAQRRLITDKIPTIVVHFDLFNGQVACVEISKIKDNDLNWITRQQMEGQSVFNISQNFFDYKITEIPNKPLS, encoded by the coding sequence ATGTTTGATAATAACGATTTTAAAGGTTATAGAAATTTATTGGGTTTTAATTCTCAAAATGCGTTTAAGGAATTTTTAGGCGCTAAAGACATACAACCTTGCGTTGATTTTAATTATTTAAACGCGCTCAAAAAAAGGCTTATTGAAATTTTTAGCGCTATCAATAGTATTTATTGTTTTAAATATAATGGGTATGAATTGGAATGCTTTTTTAAAAACTCCATAGAGCGAGTGTTTTCAAAGATAGTGGACACTCATATTATTTATAAGCTGAATAATCAAGGCAGAAGACCTGAAGAAGTTTGTTTTTCTTGGATGCGCGGGTTTTTGGTAGCGGAGTTTTTTAAGGATTTTATCGCTTGTCTTTTTAACACGCAAAAAGAAACCATCAAATTTTTTGGTGGCGATAATTTTGAGAGCATAGAAAGCTTTAAAAGAAGTCCTAAAGCCGATTTTTTGTTAGACAATCATTTATTGCTAGAAATTCAAAGCGGGTTTCAAGGGATCAATGATATTAAAGAACATAAAGTTTTAGAAGCTCAAAGGCGTTTGATAACGGATAAAATTCCTACTATTGTGGTGCATTTTGACCTGTTTAACGGGCAAGTGGCGTGCGTAGAAATTTCTAAAATCAAAGACAATGATTTGAATTGGATAACCCGCCAACAAATGGAAGGGCAGAGCGTTTTTAATATTTCGCAAAATTTTTTTGATTACAAAATTACAGAAATACCTAATAAGCCGCTTTCATAA
- a CDS encoding DNA cytosine methyltransferase codes for MYKVADIFCGAGGLSYGFSVHPHFELIWANDIDKDAILSYQANHKEAQTILCDIMQLHCHNLPCVPIDILLGGPPCQSYSTLGKRKMDEKANLFKEYLRILDLVKPKIFVFENVVGLMSMQKGQLFQQICNAFKERDYILEHAILNALDYGVPQIRERVILVGALKSFKQKFHFPKPIKTHFSLKDALGDLPPIQSGENGDALGYLKNADNVFLEFVRNSKELSEHSSPKNNEKLIKIMQTLKDGQNKDDLPESLRPKSGYINTYAKMWWEKPAPTITRNFSTPSSSRCIHPRDSRALSIREGARLQSFPDNYKFYGSASAKRLQIGNAVPPLLSVALAHAVFDFLRGNNV; via the coding sequence TTGTATAAAGTAGCAGATATTTTTTGTGGTGCTGGAGGATTGAGCTATGGCTTTTCTGTGCATCCCCATTTTGAATTAATATGGGCTAACGATATAGACAAAGACGCCATTTTAAGCTATCAAGCCAACCATAAAGAGGCACAAACCATTTTATGCGATATTATGCAACTTCATTGCCACAACTTGCCATGCGTTCCAATTGACATTCTGCTAGGCGGACCACCATGCCAGAGCTATTCTACCCTTGGCAAAAGAAAAATGGATGAAAAAGCGAATCTGTTTAAAGAATATTTACGGATCTTAGATTTAGTGAAACCAAAAATATTTGTTTTTGAAAATGTGGTGGGTTTAATGTCTATGCAAAAAGGGCAATTGTTCCAACAAATTTGTAACGCTTTTAAAGAGAGAGATTATATTTTAGAGCATGCCATTTTAAACGCCCTAGATTATGGTGTGCCTCAAATAAGAGAGCGAGTGATTTTAGTGGGCGCACTTAAAAGTTTTAAACAAAAATTCCACTTCCCTAAACCCATAAAAACGCATTTTTCTCTAAAAGACGCTTTAGGGGATTTACCACCCATTCAAAGCGGTGAAAATGGCGATGCTTTAGGTTATCTTAAAAATGCGGATAATGTTTTTTTGGAATTTGTGCGGAATTCTAAAGAATTAAGTGAGCATAGCAGTCCTAAAAACAATGAAAAACTGATAAAAATCATGCAAACGCTAAAAGACGGGCAGAATAAAGATGATTTGCCAGAAAGTTTACGCCCCAAAAGCGGTTATATTAATACCTATGCCAAAATGTGGTGGGAAAAACCAGCCCCCACCATTACGAGAAATTTTTCTACCCCAAGCAGTTCTAGGTGTATCCATCCAAGAGACTCTAGAGCGTTAAGCATTAGAGAGGGGGCAAGATTGCAAAGTTTTCCTGATAATTATAAATTTTATGGGAGCGCTAGCGCTAAAAGATTGCAAATTGGTAATGCCGTGCCGCCTTTATTGAGTGTAGCGCTCGCTCATGCTGTCTTTGATTTTTTAAGGGGTAACAATGTTTGA
- the typA gene encoding translational GTPase TypA translates to MKNIRNIAVIAHVDHGKTTLVDGLLSQSGTFSEREKVDERVMDSNDLEKERGITILSKNTAIYYKDTKINIIDTPGHADFGGEVERVLKMVDGVLLLVDAQEGVMPQTKFVVKKALSFGICPIVVVNKIDKPAAEPDRVVDEVFDLFVAMGASDKQLDFPVVYAAARDGYAMKSLDDEKKNLEPLFETILEHVPSPSGSVDEPLQMQIFTLDYDNYVGKIGIARVFNGSVKKNESVLLMKSDGSKENGRITKLIGFLGLARTEIENAYAGDIVALAGFNAMDVGDSIVDPTNPMPLDPMHLEEPTMSVYFAVNDSPLAGLEGKHVTANKLKDRLLKEMQTNIAMKCEEMGEGKFKVSGRGELQITILAENLRREGFEFSISRPEVIIKEENGVKCEPFEHLVIDTPQDFSGAIIERLGKRKAEMKAMNPMSDGYTRLEFEIPARGLIGYRSEFLTDTKGEGVMNHSFLEFRPFSGSVESRKNGALISMENGEATAFSLFNIQERGTLFINPQTKVYVGMVIGEHSRDNDLDVNPIKSKHLTNMRASGSDDAIKLTPPRTMVLERALEWIEEDEILEVTPLNLRIRKKILDPNMRKRAKK, encoded by the coding sequence ATGAAAAATATTAGAAATATCGCTGTAATCGCGCATGTTGATCATGGGAAAACCACTTTAGTGGATGGCTTACTTTCTCAATCTGGCACATTTAGTGAGAGAGAAAAAGTGGATGAAAGGGTGATGGATAGCAACGATTTAGAGAAAGAAAGAGGGATCACTATTCTGTCTAAAAACACCGCTATTTATTACAAAGACACTAAAATCAATATCATTGACACTCCCGGGCATGCTGATTTTGGGGGCGAAGTGGAGCGCGTTTTAAAAATGGTGGATGGGGTGTTGCTTTTAGTGGACGCTCAAGAAGGGGTCATGCCTCAAACTAAATTCGTGGTTAAAAAGGCTTTGAGTTTTGGGATTTGCCCTATTGTGGTGGTGAATAAAATTGATAAGCCCGCCGCTGAACCGGACAGAGTGGTGGATGAAGTTTTTGACTTGTTCGTAGCCATGGGGGCTAGCGATAAACAATTGGATTTCCCTGTGGTGTATGCTGCTGCTAGAGATGGCTATGCGATGAAAAGTTTAGACGATGAAAAGAAAAATTTAGAGCCTTTGTTTGAAACGATTTTAGAGCATGTGCCAAGCCCTAGCGGGAGCGTTGATGAGCCTTTGCAAATGCAAATTTTCACGCTTGATTATGACAATTATGTGGGCAAAATCGGTATCGCTAGGGTGTTTAATGGCTCGGTTAAAAAGAATGAAAGCGTGCTGTTGATGAAAAGCGATGGGAGTAAAGAAAATGGCCGTATCACTAAGCTTATAGGCTTTTTAGGGTTGGCTAGGACTGAGATTGAAAACGCTTATGCGGGCGATATTGTAGCGCTTGCCGGGTTTAACGCAATGGACGTGGGCGATAGTATCGTTGATCCCACTAACCCCATGCCTTTAGATCCCATGCATTTAGAAGAGCCTACGATGAGCGTGTATTTTGCCGTCAATGATTCGCCCTTAGCCGGGTTAGAAGGAAAGCATGTTACTGCCAACAAATTGAAAGACAGGCTCTTAAAAGAAATGCAAACCAATATCGCTATGAAATGCGAAGAAATGGGCGAAGGCAAGTTTAAAGTGAGCGGGCGTGGGGAATTGCAAATCACTATTTTAGCTGAAAATTTACGCCGTGAAGGGTTTGAGTTTAGCATTTCACGCCCTGAAGTCATTATTAAAGAAGAAAATGGCGTTAAATGCGAGCCTTTTGAGCATTTAGTGATTGACACGCCCCAAGATTTTAGCGGGGCTATCATTGAGAGATTGGGCAAAAGAAAAGCCGAGATGAAAGCGATGAATCCCATGAGCGACGGCTATACAAGATTGGAATTTGAAATTCCTGCAAGAGGGCTTATCGGCTATAGGAGCGAGTTTTTAACCGACACTAAGGGCGAAGGCGTGATGAATCATAGCTTTTTAGAATTCCGCCCTTTTAGCGGGAGCGTGGAATCGCGCAAAAATGGGGCGCTCATTAGCATGGAAAATGGCGAAGCGACCGCTTTTTCCCTTTTCAATATCCAAGAAAGAGGCACGCTTTTTATCAACCCCCAAACGAAGGTTTATGTGGGCATGGTCATTGGCGAGCACAGCCGGGATAATGATTTAGATGTCAATCCCATCAAATCCAAGCACTTAACCAACATGAGAGCGAGCGGGAGCGATGATGCGATCAAACTCACCCCGCCTAGGACTATGGTGTTAGAAAGGGCGTTAGAATGGATTGAAGAAGATGAGATTTTAGAAGTTACCCCCTTGAATTTAAGGATCAGAAAAAAGATTTTAGACCCTAACATGAGAAAAAGGGCGAAAAAATAG
- a CDS encoding class I SAM-dependent methyltransferase gives MPSNALLIEEIAHLINVSHSSVRNWIKTNLLEKLEIDHKIYVKTSSFLDFCRNHLGKNKLNKYANKSLKSVHNHQELILKYLEMLENSSDLENLGSYYEKELSNTTRNLEGIYYTPNRIVEQLFTLPKDFDTSQAIFCDPAVGSGNFVMHALKLGFKVENIYGYDTDAFAVALTKKRIKERYRLDCPNIMQKDFLNLKHTPQFDCIFTNPPWGKKYNQNQKETFKQQFNLSQSLDSASLFFIASLNCLKENAHLGLLLPESCLNIDAFSKMREMALKFQMRSLIDFDKPFKNLMTKAVGLALKKTPNKNQKISCFYQNSKFKRSPSSFFNNPKKIFNIHCSHQKNKILDHLFSIPHTTLKNNAHFALGIVTGNNKEKLHPKQEKNTIPIFRGSDILKDGLKAPSQFINADLKDCQQVAPLSLYQAREKIVYKFISSKLVFFYDNKQRLFLNSANMFVLKENFPINAHALKELLNSDLMQFIFESLFKTHKILRKDLECLPLFAQFINNGFDEKFYLKNLGIEKKDPKHFTIRKNHACCLSFGFRG, from the coding sequence ATGCCTTCAAACGCTCTTTTGATTGAAGAAATCGCTCATTTAATCAACGTTTCTCATAGCAGCGTGCGTAATTGGATCAAAACCAATCTTTTAGAAAAATTAGAGATTGATCATAAAATTTATGTGAAAACAAGCTCTTTTTTAGATTTTTGCCGCAACCATTTAGGGAAAAACAAGCTTAACAAATACGCTAACAAATCCTTAAAAAGCGTGCATAACCATCAAGAATTGATTTTAAAATACCTAGAAATGTTAGAAAATAGCTCTGATTTAGAAAATCTAGGCTCTTATTATGAAAAAGAGCTTTCCAATACCACCAGAAATTTAGAAGGCATTTACTACACCCCTAATAGGATAGTAGAACAACTTTTCACTCTCCCTAAAGATTTTGATACCTCCCAAGCGATTTTTTGCGATCCGGCTGTGGGGAGTGGGAATTTTGTCATGCATGCTTTAAAACTGGGGTTTAAGGTTGAAAATATCTATGGCTATGATACAGACGCCTTTGCTGTCGCTTTGACTAAAAAGCGCATTAAAGAGCGTTATCGTTTAGATTGCCCTAATATTATGCAAAAAGATTTTTTAAATTTAAAACACACCCCGCAATTTGATTGTATTTTCACCAACCCGCCATGGGGTAAGAAATACAACCAAAACCAAAAAGAAACTTTCAAACAGCAATTCAACCTCTCTCAAAGCCTAGATAGCGCATCGCTCTTTTTTATAGCGAGTTTGAATTGCTTAAAAGAAAACGCTCATTTGGGGCTATTATTACCCGAAAGTTGTTTGAATATTGATGCGTTCAGTAAAATGCGAGAAATGGCTTTAAAGTTTCAAATGAGAAGCCTGATTGATTTTGACAAACCTTTTAAAAATCTAATGACTAAGGCTGTGGGTTTGGCGCTTAAAAAAACCCCTAACAAGAATCAAAAAATCTCATGTTTTTATCAAAATAGCAAGTTCAAACGCTCACCCTCTTCTTTTTTCAACAACCCTAAAAAGATTTTTAATATCCATTGCTCTCACCAAAAAAATAAAATTTTAGACCACCTTTTTTCCATTCCCCACACCACTTTAAAAAATAACGCTCATTTTGCTTTAGGGATTGTTACAGGTAACAATAAAGAAAAATTACACCCCAAACAAGAAAAAAATACCATTCCTATTTTTAGAGGTTCAGATATTTTAAAAGACGGATTAAAAGCCCCTAGCCAATTCATTAACGCTGATTTAAAAGACTGCCAGCAAGTCGCTCCCTTAAGCCTTTATCAGGCTAGAGAAAAAATCGTGTATAAATTCATTTCTTCAAAACTGGTCTTTTTTTATGACAATAAGCAACGCCTTTTTTTAAACAGTGCGAACATGTTTGTTTTAAAAGAAAATTTCCCTATCAACGCTCATGCACTAAAAGAACTATTAAACAGCGATTTAATGCAATTCATTTTTGAATCGCTTTTTAAAACGCATAAAATTTTAAGAAAAGATTTGGAATGCTTGCCCCTATTTGCGCAATTTATTAACAATGGTTTTGATGAAAAATTTTATTTAAAAAATTTAGGGATAGAAAAAAAAGACCCTAAACATTTCACCATCAGGAAAAACCATGCATGTTGCTTGTCTTTTGGCTTTAGGGGATAA